TTTGGATGCTACTCGACCGCTTTTCAATGCCTTACGAGTGGGCGGAAGATTATTGATTGTAAAGCCTTCGCGCTCGGCTAAACGCTCTATCTGAACAGGAGATGGTGCCTGTTGAGGTACCATCACTTGCTTCGGCGCAAACACATCCAAATCACCTGCGAGGTCCTTAAAGGTATTTGTGATTGTCATGCGACAGCCTCCATCTGTTTACGCAAAATTTGAACCATTTCTGCAGTCAATGAGACAGCGTTCTGTTGAGCGGCTTCGAGCCCGTTTGTCTCCTTCGGATTCAGTTCGCTCAGTGAGCGTTTGTACGCAAAGATATGAGAGAACGCGGTTCTTTCGTTCAGGCTTGAGACGAAGCGAGGAACTCCGGCGGCCTCAATATTGAGACGTATTTCCTTCTCTTCTCGGGTGGTGATGATTGGGCTTGTTCTCATGAAGACAATCGCATGGGGTATCTTGCGCTTGAAAAGATTTTCTTGGGAACGCAGTAGACCAATTGCCCTGGTCGCCACCTCGGCATCAGCAGTTTTCGCCTGCATTGGGATCAACACCAGGTCAGCCCTCGACATTGCGGCAACCATCTCCTGGTTTGCGGTTCCCTGAACGTCAATGAAGACGAACTGAAACTGCGACTGTAGCCGGTCAATCAACAACGGAAGATCTTCCGCTTGTGAGGGTGTCACTACAATCTCTCGAAACTTGCTCTCGCCTTCAGCCCAACGGGCTAAAGTCCTCTGAGGATCGGCGTCGATGACTCTCACAGTGGCACCCTGAGCTGCCAACGTTGTTCCAAGGATGATCGATGTTGTGGATTTCCCACTTCCACCTTTAGGGTTCGCTGCAACAATGACTGGCATGTGTCCCTTCCTTGATCTCTACACAATCTATTACGGAATACCTTACGTAACGCCTTACAAAGTGCAGTACGTAGTCAATTACGTAATAGCTTTCATACTCGTAATATGTTACACGGTGGCAACTTGTCACCCAAACATAATACATTACGCATGACATTTCGAGCTACAGCTTCGAAACGTATTACGAAATGGATCA
This portion of the Acidisarcina polymorpha genome encodes:
- a CDS encoding ParA family protein, with the protein product MPVIVAANPKGGSGKSTTSIILGTTLAAQGATVRVIDADPQRTLARWAEGESKFREIVVTPSQAEDLPLLIDRLQSQFQFVFIDVQGTANQEMVAAMSRADLVLIPMQAKTADAEVATRAIGLLRSQENLFKRKIPHAIVFMRTSPIITTREEKEIRLNIEAAGVPRFVSSLNERTAFSHIFAYKRSLSELNPKETNGLEAAQQNAVSLTAEMVQILRKQMEAVA